One Prevotella intermedia ATCC 25611 = DSM 20706 DNA window includes the following coding sequences:
- a CDS encoding TIGR00645 family protein: MSNKLEKAIEWCVFQSRWLQVPVYLGMCVVMGMYSYVFCKEVIHSLINIETFTEETMLMLAIGIVDVSMVLNLIIVCVIGGYWSFVSRLEIIEKDKDSNQFGYLGKINPNALKHKLMISLISISAVHLLETFVAENIDTQHTIMQISIHIVFVLSALGITYMDKIGHTQH; the protein is encoded by the coding sequence ATGAGTAATAAATTAGAAAAGGCTATAGAGTGGTGTGTCTTTCAAAGTAGATGGCTTCAAGTTCCTGTATATCTTGGTATGTGCGTCGTGATGGGAATGTATTCTTACGTTTTTTGTAAAGAAGTCATACATAGCCTGATAAACATAGAGACTTTCACAGAAGAAACGATGCTTATGCTGGCCATAGGTATTGTGGATGTTTCAATGGTTTTGAATTTAATCATTGTGTGCGTAATTGGAGGATACTGGTCGTTTGTCAGCAGACTGGAGATTATTGAGAAAGACAAGGATAGTAATCAGTTCGGTTATCTTGGTAAGATAAATCCAAATGCATTAAAGCACAAATTGATGATTTCGCTAATCAGTATTTCTGCCGTTCATTTATTGGAAACGTTTGTAGCTGAGAATATTGACACACAACATACGATAATGCAAATTAGCATTCATATCGTATTCGTTTTATCCGCTTTGGGCATTACATATATGGATAAAATCGGGCATACACAACATTAA